From one Eucalyptus grandis isolate ANBG69807.140 chromosome 9, ASM1654582v1, whole genome shotgun sequence genomic stretch:
- the LOC104419689 gene encoding protein RTE1-HOMOLOG: protein MESNMDPEHHVMIEESSPKSFQIDPRRARFPYCIVWSPLPVISWLIPFIGHVGICREDGVILDFAGPNFVCVDNFTFGAATRYLQISKEKCSFLPCKSDYNEDQNQEDEFGRDVLTWDEALRKSTQEFQHHHYNLFTCNCHSFVANNLNRLGFRSGGWNMVNLVILFLLEGRWVNKAAILRSVLPFVIIFPLGLILGGSTFLAIWASLTFLLVGWFFLGTYCFPNAIQL from the exons ATGGAATCAAACATGGACCCTGAACACCACGTAATGATTGAAGAAAGTTCTCCTAAAAGCTTTCAAATTGATCCAAGAAGAGCGCGCTTCCCATACTGCATTGTCTGGTCACCCCTTCCGGTCATCTCGTGGCTTATCCCTTTCATTGGGCATGTTGGAATATGCCGAGAGGATGGAGTAATCTTGGACTTTGCAGGGCCCAATTTTGTATGCGTTGATAACTTTACATTTGGGGCAGCAACTCGTTACCTACAGATAAGCAAAGAGAAG TGTTCTTTTCTGCCCTGTAAATCCGACTACAACGAGGATCAAAACCAAGAGGATGAATTTGGAAGAGACGTGTTGACTTGGGACGAAGCACTGAGAAAGAGCACCCAGGAGTTTCAACACCATCACTACAACCTCTTCACTTGCAACTGCCACTCCTTCGTGGCCAACAACCTGAACAGGTTGGGCTTCCGATCTGGCGGATGGAACATGGTGAACCTGGTTATCCTGTTCCTTCTGGAGGGCCGCTGGGTGAACAAGGCGGCGATCTTGAGATCCGTCTTGCCATTCGTCATCATCTTCCCGCTTGGGCTCATCCTGGGAGGCTCGACATTCCTGGCAATCTGGGCATCATTGACCTTCCTCCTCGTGGGGTGGTTTTTCCTCGGGACATACTGTTTTCCGAATGCGATCCAGTTGTAG
- the LOC104419688 gene encoding thioredoxin H-type (The RefSeq protein has 1 substitution compared to this genomic sequence), with product MAEEGQVISCHSAESWSEQIAKSNESDKLVVVDFTASWCGPCRFIAPFLAELAKRFPNVLFLKVDVDELKTVAQEWAVEAMPTFMFVKGGKIVDRVVGAQKDQLQMTLAKHMATASA from the exons atggcggaaGAGGGCCAGGTGATCAGTTGCCACAGCGCCGAGTCGTGGAGCGAGCAGATCGCCAAGAGCAACGAATCCGACAAGCTG GTGGTTGTCGATTTCACTGCTTCATGGTGCGGACCATGCCGTTTCATTGCACCATTCCTAGCTGAGCTGGCCAAGAAATTCCCTAATGTTCTGTTTCTGAAAGTTGATGTTGATGAGCTGAAG ACGGTCGCTCAAGAGTGGGCCGTGGAGGCGATGCCGACTTTCATGTTTGTGAAGGGAGGAAAGATTGTTGACAGGGTGGTAGGAGCCCAGAAGGATCAGCTGCAGATGACTTTAGCTAAGCACATGGCAACCGCTTCGGCTTAA